The following proteins are encoded in a genomic region of Cyclonatronum proteinivorum:
- a CDS encoding type II toxin-antitoxin system VapC family toxin, whose translation MSGNSLLLDTNVILYFLNGDETLIPLFEGRNLIISIITEIELLGYSELSDEELNKTEEFLEICTIINLDTTIKKEAISLRRNEKLKLPDAIILATANSLKIPLITADTDFKKVKKANIIFYEEQ comes from the coding sequence ATGAGTGGAAATAGCTTATTGCTTGATACCAATGTCATTCTATATTTCCTGAACGGGGACGAAACGCTTATTCCGTTATTTGAAGGACGTAACCTAATCATTTCAATAATTACCGAAATTGAGCTTCTTGGATACTCAGAACTAAGTGATGAAGAACTGAATAAAACGGAAGAGTTTTTGGAAATTTGTACCATCATTAATCTTGATACAACTATTAAAAAAGAAGCTATTTCACTCAGAAGAAATGAAAAACTAAAATTACCTGATGCAATTATATTGGCTACCGCAAATAGTTTGAAAATACCTCTGATTACAGCAGATACAGATTTTAAAAAAGTGAAGAAAGCAAACATTATTTTTTATGAAGAACAATAA
- a CDS encoding DUF2283 domain-containing protein — protein MIIKFDKEADAIYLRFSDAEISESDEDKPGIVIDYDKDGNLVGIEVLHASQKIGKPGSVVYELE, from the coding sequence ATGATCATTAAATTTGACAAAGAGGCCGATGCTATTTATTTGCGCTTCTCAGATGCTGAAATATCGGAAAGTGATGAAGATAAGCCTGGTATCGTAATTGATTATGATAAAGATGGAAATTTAGTAGGCATTGAAGTACTTCATGCCTCACAAAAAATCGGTAAGCCCGGAAGCGTAGTATATGAGCTTGAATGA
- a CDS encoding DUF4258 domain-containing protein, protein MALQFSKHAIERLSARGIQKELVLEVLQTPDTIIEESNCVRIFQKLDVQKGNSYLIRVFVNVCKEPKLIITAYRTSKVNKYDH, encoded by the coding sequence TTGGCCCTGCAATTCTCAAAACATGCTATAGAACGATTAAGTGCAAGAGGTATTCAGAAGGAATTAGTACTCGAAGTTCTTCAAACTCCCGATACGATAATTGAGGAGTCAAATTGTGTACGTATTTTTCAGAAGTTAGACGTCCAAAAAGGTAATTCGTATTTGATTCGAGTATTCGTTAATGTGTGTAAGGAGCCAAAATTGATTATCACAGCATACAGGACTTCAAAAGTTAATAAGTATGATCATTAA